A genomic segment from Rhodospirillum centenum SW encodes:
- a CDS encoding mitochondrial fission ELM1 family protein, producing MTAVPMAAPVCWVMSDGKAGMENQCLGLAEAVGAHPIIKRIALKTPWRQTTPYLPISLRLALAPESDPLTPPWPDLLITSGRQAVGLSLLIRRLNGGRTFCVHIQNPGVPFSRFDAVILPKHDEKCGPTLITTRGALHRVTPERLADAAARFAPAVAHLPRPRVAVLIGGSNGVYHLTPTVMGDVAEKLSDLARHEGVGLMVTPSRRTGADNEAILRARLAGLPATVWDGTGENPYFGFLGLADAVVVTCDSVSMVSEAASTGKPVYIIELEGGSPKFRRFHEMMYADGIARPFTGVLESWSYTPLDDTARVAAEVLRRMAVWRHRHGIPG from the coding sequence ATGACGGCGGTCCCGATGGCGGCACCTGTCTGCTGGGTGATGTCCGACGGCAAGGCGGGCATGGAGAACCAGTGCCTCGGCCTTGCCGAGGCCGTGGGCGCGCACCCTATCATCAAACGGATCGCACTCAAGACCCCTTGGCGGCAGACCACCCCCTATCTTCCGATCAGCCTGCGGCTCGCCCTGGCGCCGGAGTCCGATCCGCTGACCCCGCCCTGGCCGGATCTGCTCATCACGTCCGGCCGCCAGGCGGTCGGGCTGTCGCTGCTGATCCGCCGCCTGAACGGCGGTCGGACCTTCTGCGTCCACATCCAGAATCCGGGCGTGCCCTTCTCCCGCTTCGACGCGGTGATCCTGCCGAAGCATGACGAGAAGTGCGGCCCCACGCTCATCACCACCCGCGGCGCCCTGCACCGGGTGACGCCGGAGCGGCTGGCCGACGCGGCCGCCCGCTTCGCGCCGGCCGTGGCGCACCTGCCGCGGCCGCGGGTGGCGGTGCTGATCGGCGGGTCGAACGGGGTCTATCACCTGACGCCGACGGTGATGGGGGACGTGGCGGAGAAGCTGTCCGACCTCGCCCGGCATGAGGGCGTCGGACTGATGGTGACGCCGTCCCGCCGCACCGGCGCCGACAACGAGGCGATCCTGCGCGCCCGGCTGGCGGGGTTGCCCGCCACCGTCTGGGACGGCACGGGGGAGAATCCCTATTTCGGCTTCCTGGGACTGGCGGACGCGGTGGTCGTCACCTGCGACAGCGTTTCCATGGTGTCGGAAGCGGCCAGCACCGGCAAGCCGGTCTACATCATCGAACTGGAGGGCGGCTCGCCGAAGTTCCGCCGCTTCCATGAGATGATGTACGCCGACGGCATCGCCCGGCCCTTCACCGGGGTGCTGGAGTCCTGGAGCTACACGCCGCTGGACGATACCGCCCGCGTCGCGGCGGAGGTGCTGCGGCGCATGGCGGTGTGGCGGCACCGGCACGGCATCCCCGGCTGA
- a CDS encoding 2OG-Fe(II) oxygenase family protein produces the protein MREPTTPLPTAPLPTAALPTALQKNLPAGTAAGGLIDLERFRATPLSPDPYDHLIVPGFIRADARDAVNRDFPEITRPGSFPASELRFGAVFARLLAEIQGPEMTRAFAEKFDLDLSGRPTMVTVRGRARAKDGRIHTDSDSKIITVLIYMNPSWESPDGRLRLLRSPDRLDDAAVEVPPEEGTLLAFRNGPTAWHGHSSFVGQRRVIQLNWVTDAGVVRREQFRHSVTARLKRLNPFR, from the coding sequence ATGCGCGAACCCACGACGCCCCTGCCCACGGCACCCTTGCCCACGGCGGCCCTGCCCACGGCGCTCCAGAAGAACCTCCCCGCCGGCACTGCGGCCGGCGGGCTGATCGACCTGGAGCGGTTCCGGGCGACGCCCCTCTCCCCCGATCCCTACGACCACCTGATCGTGCCGGGCTTCATCCGGGCCGACGCGCGCGACGCGGTGAACCGCGACTTCCCGGAGATCACGAGGCCGGGCAGTTTCCCCGCCTCCGAACTGCGCTTCGGCGCGGTCTTCGCCCGTCTGCTGGCGGAGATCCAGGGGCCGGAGATGACCCGCGCCTTTGCGGAGAAGTTCGACCTGGACCTGTCCGGCCGGCCCACCATGGTCACGGTGCGCGGCCGGGCCCGCGCCAAGGACGGCCGCATCCATACCGACAGCGACAGCAAGATCATCACCGTCCTGATCTACATGAACCCGTCCTGGGAATCGCCCGACGGGCGGCTGCGCCTGTTGCGCTCGCCCGACCGGCTGGACGACGCGGCGGTGGAGGTGCCGCCCGAGGAGGGCACCCTTCTGGCCTTCCGCAACGGGCCGACGGCATGGCACGGTCATTCCAGCTTCGTCGGCCAGCGCCGGGTCATTCAACTCAACTGGGTGACCGACGCGGGCGTCGTCCGGCGCGAGCAGTTCCGCCATTCCGTCACGGCCCGGCTGAAGCGGCTGAACCCGTTCCGCTGA
- a CDS encoding DUF350 domain-containing protein, translated as MEPLLSYSLSNFPAYLAYAGSLAVLMTVFVLIYVWITPYKEIGLIRAGNSAAALSFSGVLIGFAIPVSSVAASAGSLLDMLMWSAIALVGQLLAFLVASRLMGDLRQGIEHDKASYGILLAGLSITTGMINAASLTY; from the coding sequence ATGGAACCGCTGCTGAGCTACAGCCTGTCCAACTTCCCCGCCTACCTCGCCTATGCGGGGTCGCTGGCCGTGCTGATGACGGTGTTCGTGCTGATCTATGTCTGGATCACGCCCTACAAGGAGATCGGCCTGATCCGGGCGGGCAACAGCGCCGCCGCGCTCAGCTTCTCCGGCGTGCTGATCGGATTCGCCATTCCGGTCTCCAGCGTCGCCGCCTCGGCGGGCAGCCTGCTGGACATGCTGATGTGGAGCGCCATCGCCCTGGTCGGCCAGCTCCTGGCCTTCCTGGTCGCTTCGCGCCTGATGGGCGACCTGCGCCAGGGCATCGAGCACGACAAGGCCAGCTACGGCATCCTGCTGGCCGGCCTGTCCA